A genome region from Sporomusaceae bacterium includes the following:
- the nadD gene encoding nicotinate-nucleotide adenylyltransferase, producing MDTTQKIGIMGGTFDPIHIGHLVTADAVRIEYRLDKVLFIPAANPPHKQDSQVTPALHRYIMTAMATYSNPHFFVSAIEMERPGPSYTIDTIRLLHGQYAGRAKFYFITGADAVCDLPTWNNIEDILDLCDFVATTRPGCVSAIDDVIRNLGPKGAERIHRLTTPELEISSTDIRDRVKKGRSIKYIVPESVENYILKEGLYRG from the coding sequence ATGGACACGACGCAGAAAATCGGCATAATGGGCGGGACCTTCGACCCAATCCATATCGGCCATCTCGTCACCGCGGACGCGGTGCGGATCGAATACCGCCTCGACAAAGTGCTGTTCATCCCGGCCGCCAATCCGCCCCACAAGCAGGACTCCCAGGTCACGCCCGCCCTGCACCGCTACATCATGACCGCGATGGCCACCTACTCCAATCCCCATTTCTTCGTATCCGCCATCGAGATGGAACGTCCGGGGCCATCCTACACCATCGACACCATCAGACTCCTTCACGGACAATACGCCGGCCGGGCGAAATTCTACTTCATCACCGGCGCCGACGCCGTCTGTGACCTACCCACCTGGAACAACATCGAAGATATCCTCGACCTGTGCGACTTTGTCGCCACCACCCGCCCCGGCTGCGTCAGCGCCATCGACGACGTCATCCGCAACCTCGGGCCCAAAGGCGCGGAGCGCATCCACCGCCTGACCACCCCCGAACTGGAGATTTCCTCCACCGACATCCGCGACCGGGTCAAGAAGGGCCGGTCGATCAAGTACATCGTCCCGGAGAGCGTGGAAAACTATATACTGAAAGAGGGGTTATATCGCGGCTAA